From Homalodisca vitripennis isolate AUS2020 chromosome 1, UT_GWSS_2.1, whole genome shotgun sequence, the proteins below share one genomic window:
- the LOC124360425 gene encoding neuropeptide SIFamide receptor-like, with product MMNGTDTTLIVSSSEFRYPVTVTVCLCFAYMTVFLVGIVGNSFVVMVVYRSPKMRSSTNLFIANLACADLLVNIICLPFTLVSNIMSAWTMGWLVCKTVPYLQGVSVNASINTLVAISIERCFAICYPMRWQISTRSSKRIILAIWFISFTITLPWALFFKLQPLYEGSDIQTCLEMWPTKYSGNMYFIIANLIMCYLLPLSVISACYLLIWRRVFLRQPPGEPLQSTDKIIQKSKVKVVKMLMTVIILFAFSWLPLYLIFTRIKLGGPIDSEIEETVIFVVLPFAQWLGASNSCINPILYAYFNRKFRLGFKAIIYSRSCCSPLYYAPSGSDLRTVSSKQTLFFTANVREVTIKEFQSRKSKSCAVLFNDSVQLSNNSLNKSKQVVFPKITLSFRSVSVDNIYNKPVGKKGKDIFL from the exons ATGATGAATGGGACTGACACAACACTGATTGTCAGTTCATCGGAGTTCCGCTACCCTGTCACTGTAACAGTGTGTCTATGCTTTGCATACATGACGGTGTTTCTGGTGGGAATCGTAGGCAACAGCTTTGTGGTAATGGTGGTCTATCGGAGCCCTAAGATGCGTTCCTCAACGAATCTCTTCATTGCAAACCTCGCCTGTGCAGATCTCCTGGTTAACATCATATGCCTGCCTTTCACTTTGGTCAGCAACATTATGTCAG CTTGGACAATGGGATGGCTGGTCTGCAAGACAGTCCCCTACCTACAAGGGGTATCAGTGAATGCCTCCATCAACACATTAGTAGCAATATCCATCGAAAGATGTTTTGCCATCTGCTACCCCATGCGATGGCAGATCTCGACTAGGTCATCCAAGAGAATCATACTGGCAATATGGTTCATCTCCTTCACCATTACTCTGCCATGGGCATTGTTTTTTAAGCTACAGCCTTTATATGAAGGCAGTGATATACAG ACTTGCCTGGAGATGTGGCCAACAAAGTACAGTGGAAATATGTACTTCATCATTGCAAATCTCATCATGTGTTACCTCCTACCTCTGTCTGTCATATCAGCATGTTACCTCTTGATCTGGAGACGTGTCTTCCTCCGGCAACCTCCAGGTGAACCTCTCCAGAGCACagacaaaattattcaaaagtcAAAAGTGAAAGTTGTGAAGATGTTAatgactgttattattttatttgctttttcgTGGTtaccattatatttaatttttacacggATAAAGCTAGGAGGACCGATAGACTCTGAAATTGAGGAAACAGTTATATTTGTTGTTCTACCGTTTGCACAATGGTTGGGTGCTTCAAATTCGTGCATAAATCCCATTCTATACGcctattttaatagaaaatttaggTTAGGTTTCAAAGCAATAATATACAGCAGATCTTGCTGTAGTCCGCTCTACTATGCTCCCTCTGGAAGTGATCTGAGAACTGTTAGCAGTAAGCAGACGTTGTTTTTCACAGCAAATGTTCGGGAAGTGACAATAAAAGAATTCCAAAGTAGAAAATCAAAATCTTGTGCTGTTTTGTTTAATGACAGTGTACAACTTAGCAATAATAGTTTGAACAAAAGTAAACAAGTTGTATTTCCAAAGATAACCCTGAGTTTTCGTTCAGTAAGCgttgataatatttataacaaacctGTTGGGAAAAAAGGTAaagacatttttctttaa
- the LOC124360432 gene encoding juvenile hormone esterase-like isoform X2, translating to MMQQALLRAKPLITGFTTDEGILKFMDKGWQMAEGNLGAFIPPKIRDSVSKAERSSLADTIKSRYYPDSVDENKIESAVRIYTDAMFSYPSLQVTRYFANLTYGYLFAYNGAWAGPPSSFSVYKMTGVGHGADLYYLLYVNGSSQYVDTCTPNLPNLQMKDQMVKWWTLFAKNGVPGLPWETISEGGYLIIDGSDPSKMNTTEFESQFYDFWANMKPQSGNSADPLGLRFFFIKVALLSLFHHIFKV from the exons ATGATGCAGCAAGCTCTCTTGCGGGCCAAACCACTCATCACAGGGTTCACAACTGATGAGGGGATTCTTAAGTTCa TGGATAAGGGGTGGCAAATGGCTGAAGGCAACTTAGGAGCTTTTATCCCTCCAAAGATCAGAGATAGCGTCAGTAAAGCTGAGAGATCGAGTCTTGCCGATACTATCAAGAGTCGGTACTACCCTGACTCTGTTGATGAGAACAAAATTGAGAGTGCTGTCAGGATATACACCGATGCCATGTTCTCATATCCTTCTCTAcaa GTGACTCGGTACTTTGCTAACCTGACCTACGGTTATCTATTTGCATACAATGGTGCATGGGCAGGACCGCCTTCTTCCTTCTCTGTCTACAAAATGACTGGAGTCGGTCATGGGGCAGACTTGTACTACTTGCTATATGTAAACGGCAGTTCACAGTATGTGGACACCTGCACACCCAACTTGCCCAATCTTCAAATGAAGGACCAAATGGTCAAATGGTGGACATTGTTTGCAAAGAATgg tgttcCTGGTCTGCCTTGGGAGACAATATCTGAGGGAGGCTACCTTATAATAGATGGCTCTGATCCTTCTAAGATGAACACTACAGAATTTGAGAGTCAATTCTATGACTTCTGGGCAAATATGAAGCCACAAAGTGGTAATTCGGCTGATCCTCTCGGCCTCAGATTTTTTTTCATCAAAGTTGCTCTGTTAAGTTTATTCcatcatatttttaaagtctgA
- the LOC124360432 gene encoding acetylcholinesterase-like isoform X1, which translates to MKSHQYLTMSDMSWYLSVGLVSAILAAASSEFVDLPVLVTKKGPIIGLRVDPNPATNISYDAYIGIPFGQIPGRFQVALPRAPWTDPRYTQKDGPACPQSSMAYDEDCLYLNVFTPMNASATHGILPVMVFIHGSGFLSSSSNSHWIGPDFLIPEHVILVAMNYRLGAPGFLTLGSKIAPGNLGLHDTRLALEWVRDEISVFGGDPTQVTLFGQSAGSAMTQFHYISSLSSDLFQRAIGHSGSALAGWSSYSLSEGVHRARLLAESLKCNMTQNDTMLLDCMQKADIKDVISNQYVQLSYDDYTVGSSFSISACA; encoded by the exons ATGAAATCTCATCAGTACCTAACCATGTCTGATATGTCGTGGTACTTAAGTGTAGGTCTGGTGTCGGCAATACTTGCTGCTGCAAGCAG TGAATTTGTGGATCTACCAGTACTGGTCACAAAAAAAGGACCCATCATTGGTTTACGTGTAGACCCCAATCCTGCCACAAATATATCCTATGACGCTTACATTGGGATTCCATTTGGACAAATACCAGGACGATTTCAG GTGGCTTTACCAAGGGCACCTTGGACAGACCCTCGCTACACACAAAAAGATGGACCAGCCTGTCCACAATCAAGCATGGCGTATGATGAagactgtttgtacttaaatGTGTTCACACCAATG AATGCATCTGCTACTCACGGAATTTTACCTGTAATGGTGTTCATTCATGGAAGTGGCTTTCTCAGTAGCTCTAGTAATTCACATTGGATTGGACCAGACTTCTTGATACCTGAACATGTCATTCTAGTTGCTATGAACTATCGTCTAGGAGCACCAG GTTTCCTCACTTTGGGTTCTAAGATAGCACCTGGCAACTTGGGTTTGCATGATACAAGATTAGCTCTGGAATGGGTCAGAGACGAGATCTCAGTATTTGGAGGAGATCCTACACAAGTGACTCTGTTTGGTCAGAGTGCTGGTTCAGCTATGACTCAATTTCACTACATCTCATCTCTATCCTCAG atCTGTTCCAAAGAGCTATTGGACATAGTGGATCTGCGTTGGCAGGCTGGAGCTCTTACTCACTTTCTGAGGGCGTGCACAGAGCCAGGCTTCTTGCTGAAAGTCTAAAATGCAACATGACGCAGAACGACACAATGCTTCTGGATTGTATGCAGAAAGCTGACATCAAAGATGTCATCTCTAATCAATATGTACAACTGTCGTATGAT GATTATACTGTAGGGAGCAGCTTTTCCATTTCTGCCTGTGCTTGA